The Chitinophaga sp. H8 region TGGTCAGACTGTACTGAGTGGTATGGGTGAGCTGCACCTGGAAATCATCGTTGACCGTATGCGTCGTGAGTTCAAGGTAGAAGTAAACCAAGGTGAACCTCAGGTAGCATTTAAGGAAGCGCTGACTCAAACTATTGAGCACCGTGAAATATTCAAGAAACAAACTGGTGGTCGTGGTAAGTTCGCGGACATTCAGATTGAGATCGGGCCTGCAGAAGGAGAATGGCTGAAAGCAAACGAAGGTAAACAACTGCAGTTTGTGAACGACATCTTTGGTGGTTCCATTCCTAAGGAGTTTATCCCGGCTATTCAGAAAGGTTTTGAGCAGTCACTGACACAAGGTGTACTGGCTAACTACCCGCTGGATAACTTGCGTGTTCGTTTATTTGATGGCTCTTTCCACCAGGTGGATTCTGATGCGATGTCATTTGAATTGTGTGCTAAAGCGGCTTTCCGTGAAGCAGCACGCAAAGCTAAACCGGTATTGCTGGAGCCTATCTTTAAAGTAGAAGTAAGCACTCCTGACCAGTACATGGGGGATGTAACAGGTGACCTGAACCGTCGTCGTGGTATGCTGGAAGGTATGGAGTCAAGAGCAGGTTTACAGGTGATCAAGGCGAAAGTGCCATTGAAGGAAATGTTCGGTTACGTAACGCAATTGCGTTCCCTGTCTTCCGGACGTGCTTCTTCCGTAATGGAATTCTCTCACTATGCTCCTGCACCTAACAACATTGCAGAAGAAGTGATCGCTAAAGTAAAAGGTAAAGTGAATGCCTAATTGACCGCAAGGTTGATTGTAAATAACAGAAGGGTTATCCTGCTTCCCGCAGGGTAACCCTTCCGCTTTTTAATAACTTTTTCTTTTTTTTAATCCCGGCTAGGGGGATACCCGGCATATATACGTCAATAGGTAGAATAACCATGCTCTGGTAGCTTTTTATATACCAATTGACCGATATGTCTGTACTAGCTTTATCATCTACACCTACAGCTGGAGTTTCCGGACCGGATGCGTTATTGGTAAATACCGCCGGTCTGGATCTCATTTTACCCTGCTGGAATCCGTCTGACAATTGGGTAAACATGCTGGCCCAGCATTACCAGGAAGTACAACAGCTCATGGAGCATGTACCTATACAGCTGATCGTGGTGAACGATGGTTCTACCCAAAACTTTACTGCTGCACAGATTTTTCAGCTGGAAACGGTGATTCCGGGCATAATAGTCGTGAATTATGCTGCTAACAGGGGGAAAGGTTATGCTGTGCGGGAAGGGGTAAAAATGGCCCGGTATGACCTGCAGGTATATACCGACCTTGATTTTCCTTTTGGCGTAGAGGCGGTTAAACATGCCTATGATAAATTGTTATCCGGCGCAGATGTAGTAGCCGGAGAAAGGGGGGCCGCCTATCTGGACCGTTTGCCCCG contains the following coding sequences:
- a CDS encoding glycosyltransferase family 2 protein — translated: MSVLALSSTPTAGVSGPDALLVNTAGLDLILPCWNPSDNWVNMLAQHYQEVQQLMEHVPIQLIVVNDGSTQNFTAAQIFQLETVIPGIIVVNYAANRGKGYAVREGVKMARYDLQVYTDLDFPFGVEAVKHAYDKLLSGADVVAGERGAAYLDRLPRKRRIITRISRMMNQYVLQLKVADAQAGLKGFNKYGKAVLLSTKIDGFLYDSEFMYRAGKSRQLRIAPVTVHCRAGIRFSSFKIKLLLKEFRNYLRIIAANQG